A single window of Callithrix jacchus isolate 240 chromosome 6, calJac240_pri, whole genome shotgun sequence DNA harbors:
- the CCL20 gene encoding C-C motif chemokine 20 isoform X1 encodes MCCSKSLLLASLMLMLLLHLSGKSEAASNFDCCLRYTEHILHPKIIVGFTQQLANEACDINAIIFHTKRKLSVCANPRQIWVKQAVRIISQRVKKM; translated from the exons ATGTGCTGTAGCAAGAGTTTGCTCCTGGCTTCTTTGATGTTAATGCTGCTACTCCACCTCAGTGGCAAATCAGAAG cagCAAGCAACTTTGACTGCTGTCTCCGATACACAGAACACATCCTTCATCCTAAAATCATTGTGGGtttcacacagcagctggccAATGAAGCTTGTGACATCAATGCTATCAT ctTTCACACAAAGAGAAAATTATCTGTGTGTGCAAATCCAAGGCAGATCTGGGTGAAACAAGCTGTGCGTATCATCAG cCAAAGAGTCAAGAAGATGTAA
- the CCL20 gene encoding C-C motif chemokine 20 isoform X2: MCCSKSLLLASLMLMLLLHLSGKSEASNFDCCLRYTEHILHPKIIVGFTQQLANEACDINAIIFHTKRKLSVCANPRQIWVKQAVRIISQRVKKM, encoded by the exons ATGTGCTGTAGCAAGAGTTTGCTCCTGGCTTCTTTGATGTTAATGCTGCTACTCCACCTCAGTGGCAAATCAGAAG CAAGCAACTTTGACTGCTGTCTCCGATACACAGAACACATCCTTCATCCTAAAATCATTGTGGGtttcacacagcagctggccAATGAAGCTTGTGACATCAATGCTATCAT ctTTCACACAAAGAGAAAATTATCTGTGTGTGCAAATCCAAGGCAGATCTGGGTGAAACAAGCTGTGCGTATCATCAG cCAAAGAGTCAAGAAGATGTAA